One Maribacter dokdonensis DSW-8 genomic region harbors:
- a CDS encoding polysaccharide deacetylase family protein yields the protein MLLIYTHKITPRLTYVMRHIFVGILGIEIDFTTKVEDFIKHTGAKITYTKQPLQNEFFVRSNELLFEQGINDVQLNIGDWEGTPCFFQTGDKSTLPFDIFAASFFMLSRYEEYLPHVKDIHGRFSPKDSVAYQNGFLLKPVVDIWAYKLLEALKERFEDLEFKHKSYDFISVIDVATSHCYANRGVVRGLVGMLMDLGTLKFKRVYERIAVGLNRQKDPYDNYAELIDLHKRYKVKCNFFFQFADYSKYDKNVSTNSMKFKSLIKYVADYVPVSMAASYSSFSDLELLKKEKANLEEVINRPVNNSKMRYNRVDVPQTYRNLIAAEFTNDYTMGYTFELGFRAGTCTAFQFYDIPLEVKQPIKIHPFAIHDISLSKIKKDNDILSQVKALTNEVRKVNGTLITMFSNEVLGNKEDRDWMSLYAEIIKQQYVPQ from the coding sequence ATGTTATTGATCTACACACATAAAATAACACCGCGCCTTACCTATGTTATGAGGCATATCTTTGTGGGTATTTTGGGTATTGAGATTGATTTCACCACCAAAGTCGAAGATTTTATTAAACATACGGGGGCAAAAATCACGTATACAAAACAGCCCTTACAGAATGAATTTTTTGTTCGTAGTAATGAACTGTTGTTTGAGCAAGGCATTAACGATGTTCAATTGAACATTGGTGATTGGGAAGGTACACCTTGCTTTTTTCAGACGGGTGATAAAAGTACTTTACCTTTCGATATTTTTGCTGCCAGTTTTTTTATGCTTTCTAGGTATGAAGAGTATTTGCCACACGTAAAGGATATTCATGGCAGATTTTCTCCAAAAGATAGTGTAGCCTACCAGAATGGTTTTCTTTTAAAACCAGTTGTTGATATTTGGGCTTATAAATTATTAGAAGCACTAAAGGAACGTTTTGAAGATTTGGAATTTAAACACAAATCTTATGACTTTATATCCGTTATAGATGTAGCTACATCGCATTGTTATGCAAACCGGGGCGTTGTACGTGGTTTGGTGGGTATGTTGATGGATTTGGGGACGTTGAAATTTAAACGTGTTTACGAGCGTATTGCGGTAGGATTGAACAGACAAAAAGATCCTTATGACAATTATGCAGAGCTCATAGATTTACATAAAAGATATAAGGTAAAATGTAATTTCTTTTTTCAATTTGCAGATTATTCCAAGTACGATAAAAATGTTTCTACCAATAGTATGAAATTTAAGTCGCTTATAAAGTATGTGGCAGATTATGTGCCCGTTTCCATGGCGGCGAGTTATAGTTCATTTTCGGATTTAGAGCTGTTGAAGAAAGAAAAGGCAAATTTGGAAGAGGTCATAAATAGACCAGTTAACAATTCTAAAATGAGATATAATAGGGTAGATGTGCCACAAACCTATCGTAATTTAATTGCAGCCGAGTTTACAAATGATTATACCATGGGATATACCTTTGAACTTGGGTTTAGGGCCGGAACGTGCACGGCATTTCAGTTTTACGATATACCATTAGAGGTAAAGCAGCCAATAAAAATACATCCGTTTGCTATACATGATATTTCATTATCAAAAATTAAAAAGGACAACGATATTTTAAGTCAGGTAAAAGCTTTGACTAATGAGGTACGTAAAGTAAATGGTACGCTTATAACAATGTTCTCTAATGAGGTCTTAGGCAATAAAGAAGATAGGGATTGGATGTCTTTATATGCCGAAATAATCAAACAACAATATGTTCCACAATAA
- the radC gene encoding RadC family protein, producing the protein MQDKSVSFSIKNWSDDDKPREKLVNKGRAVLSDAELIAILIGSGSRSESAVELSKRILASVDNNLNELGRLSIKQLMAFKGIGEAKAVSIAAALEVGRRRRGEDAPKIEKIGSSKDAYHILHPMLGELEHEEFWILFLNNSNKVLHKAQLSKGGITGTLVDVRIVMKQALELGAVAIILAHNHPSGTLRPSAADKQITQKIKTASETLDIKVLDHLIITQKSYYSFADENML; encoded by the coding sequence ATGCAGGATAAATCCGTTTCGTTCTCCATAAAAAATTGGTCAGATGATGATAAGCCAAGAGAAAAGCTGGTCAACAAAGGCCGTGCTGTTTTGTCCGATGCAGAATTGATCGCTATTTTGATAGGTTCGGGTAGTAGATCAGAAAGCGCAGTTGAGCTTTCAAAACGTATTTTGGCATCGGTGGATAACAATTTAAATGAATTGGGTAGATTGTCCATAAAGCAGTTAATGGCTTTCAAAGGTATTGGCGAAGCCAAAGCAGTAAGCATTGCGGCAGCTTTAGAGGTAGGTAGAAGAAGAAGGGGTGAAGATGCTCCTAAAATTGAGAAAATAGGTAGTAGTAAAGACGCTTACCATATTTTACATCCCATGTTGGGAGAATTGGAACATGAAGAATTCTGGATTCTTTTTCTCAACAATTCCAATAAAGTGTTACATAAGGCTCAATTGAGTAAAGGTGGTATAACAGGTACCCTAGTAGATGTGAGAATTGTAATGAAACAGGCGTTAGAGTTAGGTGCGGTTGCTATAATATTAGCGCATAACCACCCATCGGGCACTTTGAGACCTAGCGCAGCAGATAAACAGATTACCCAAAAGATTAAAACGGCCAGTGAAACTTTAGATATTAAAGTGTTGGACCATTTGATCATTACCCAAAAAAGTTACTATAGCTTTGCAGATGAAAATATGCTATAA
- a CDS encoding UDP-N-acetylmuramate--L-alanine ligase gives MRIHFIAIGGSAMHNLALALEHKGYIITGSDDVIFEPSKSRLDAKGLLPDEFGWFPEKIKTDLDAIVLGMHAKADNPELLKAQDLGITIYSYPEFLYEQSKNKTRVVIGGSHGKTTITSMILHVLNFHDIDVDYMVGAQLDGFDRMVHLTEDNDFIVLEGDEYLSSPIDRRPKFHLYQPNIALLSGIAWDHINVFPTFENYVEQFKIFVDSIVNGGSITYNVEDDTVTDVVESSENAIRKLPYSTPEYTVEDGETLLETNEGPMPIEVFGKHNLSNLAGAKWICQNMGVDEEDFYEAIATFKGASKRLEKIAEGATSIAYKDFAHSPSKVAATTRAVKEQYPNRKLTACLELHTYSSFNPEFLKEYKGALDAADEAVIFFLPESVAIKKLEAVTADQISEAFQRNDLKIFTDAKSFHDYLETQSYKDNTLLLMSSGNYGGFDLNKLHGLLS, from the coding sequence ATGCGAATACATTTTATTGCGATAGGAGGAAGTGCCATGCATAACTTAGCGTTGGCCTTGGAACATAAAGGATACATTATTACAGGAAGTGATGATGTCATTTTTGAACCTTCTAAATCTAGATTGGATGCCAAGGGATTATTACCTGATGAATTTGGTTGGTTTCCTGAAAAAATCAAAACGGATCTAGATGCAATTGTACTTGGTATGCATGCAAAAGCAGATAATCCTGAATTGTTGAAAGCCCAAGATTTAGGAATTACCATTTATTCTTATCCTGAATTTTTATATGAACAATCTAAAAATAAAACTAGGGTAGTAATTGGTGGTAGTCATGGTAAAACCACTATTACCTCAATGATCTTGCATGTACTTAATTTTCATGATATTGATGTGGATTATATGGTAGGTGCACAATTAGATGGTTTTGATCGCATGGTGCATTTAACAGAGGATAATGATTTTATCGTTTTAGAAGGCGATGAATACCTGTCATCTCCAATAGATAGGCGACCTAAATTTCATCTGTATCAACCTAATATTGCTTTACTAAGTGGAATTGCCTGGGATCATATTAATGTATTTCCAACTTTTGAAAATTATGTAGAGCAGTTTAAAATATTTGTAGATAGTATTGTAAACGGTGGTTCTATTACTTATAATGTTGAAGATGATACTGTAACAGATGTAGTAGAGTCCTCTGAAAATGCCATTAGAAAATTACCATATTCCACACCAGAATATACTGTAGAAGACGGAGAAACCCTTTTAGAAACTAATGAGGGACCAATGCCAATTGAGGTTTTTGGTAAACATAATTTAAGCAACTTAGCGGGGGCAAAATGGATTTGCCAGAATATGGGAGTAGATGAGGAAGATTTTTATGAGGCCATAGCTACTTTTAAAGGCGCATCTAAAAGATTGGAGAAAATTGCAGAAGGAGCAACCAGTATAGCGTATAAAGATTTTGCACATTCACCAAGTAAAGTTGCGGCAACTACCAGAGCAGTTAAAGAACAATACCCAAATAGAAAACTGACAGCTTGTTTGGAATTACATACTTACAGCAGTTTTAATCCAGAATTTTTAAAGGAATATAAGGGCGCCTTAGATGCTGCAGATGAAGCGGTCATTTTCTTCTTGCCAGAATCTGTGGCCATAAAGAAATTAGAGGCGGTGACCGCTGATCAAATATCAGAAGCATTTCAACGCAACGATTTAAAAATCTTTACGGACGCCAAATCATTTCATGATTATTTAGAAACACAATCTTACAAGGATAATACGCTGTTATTAATGAGTTCAGGTAATTATGGCGGATTCGATTTAAACAAATTGCACGGGTTGTTGAGTTAA
- a CDS encoding replication-associated recombination protein A: MNEPLAERVRPKTLDEYISQHHLVGEKGSLTHQIKKGIIPSLILWGPPGTGKTTLANIIAEESKRPFYVLSAINSGVKDIREVIDKAKQAGGLFTAKNPILFIDEIHRFSKSQQDSLLAAVEKGWVTLIGATTENPSFEVIPALLSRCQVYILNAFGKTDLENLIKRAMEKDSILKSKKIDLKETEALLRISGGDGRKLLNVFELVVNSEESDTVVITDELVLSKVQKNTVLYDKTGEQHYDIVSAFIKSIRGSDPNGAVYWLARMIEGGEDIKFIARRMLISASEDIGLANPTALVMANTTFQAVTTIGYPEARIILSQCAIYLATSAKSNASYMAIGKAQQAVKQTGNLSVPLPLRNAPTKLMKDLGYGQEYKYAHDYQNNFVNAEFLPDEITGTTFYKPGNNAREKNLSDFLKNRWKDKYDF, translated from the coding sequence ATGAACGAACCTTTAGCTGAACGTGTACGCCCTAAAACATTAGACGAATATATTAGTCAACACCATTTGGTGGGTGAGAAAGGCTCGCTTACGCATCAAATTAAGAAGGGTATTATTCCCTCTTTAATTTTATGGGGACCTCCTGGCACAGGAAAAACAACTTTGGCCAATATTATAGCGGAAGAAAGCAAAAGACCTTTTTATGTTCTTAGTGCTATTAATAGCGGAGTTAAGGACATACGCGAAGTTATAGATAAAGCTAAACAAGCCGGTGGTCTATTCACTGCAAAAAATCCGATTTTGTTTATTGATGAGATACACCGTTTTAGTAAGTCTCAACAGGATTCACTTTTAGCGGCCGTAGAAAAAGGTTGGGTCACATTAATTGGTGCCACTACCGAAAATCCTAGTTTTGAAGTAATACCGGCTTTACTCTCTCGTTGCCAAGTATATATTTTAAATGCCTTTGGAAAAACCGACTTGGAAAACCTCATCAAAAGGGCAATGGAGAAGGATTCGATATTAAAGTCTAAAAAAATAGACCTTAAGGAAACCGAAGCTTTATTGCGAATATCTGGAGGCGATGGCAGAAAACTATTAAATGTTTTTGAATTGGTAGTTAATTCTGAAGAAAGCGACACCGTTGTTATCACTGATGAATTGGTACTTTCCAAGGTTCAGAAAAACACCGTATTATACGATAAGACAGGAGAGCAGCATTATGATATTGTTTCTGCATTTATTAAATCTATACGCGGTAGTGACCCTAATGGAGCAGTATATTGGTTGGCTCGTATGATAGAAGGTGGTGAAGATATTAAATTCATTGCGCGTAGAATGCTCATCTCTGCCTCTGAGGATATTGGTTTGGCAAACCCTACGGCTTTGGTCATGGCGAACACCACTTTTCAGGCGGTTACAACTATAGGTTATCCAGAAGCACGTATAATACTTAGCCAATGTGCTATCTATTTAGCTACGTCGGCAAAGAGTAATGCCAGTTATATGGCAATAGGCAAAGCTCAACAGGCAGTTAAGCAAACAGGTAACCTATCTGTTCCTCTACCTTTAAGAAATGCACCTACAAAGCTAATGAAAGATCTTGGTTATGGTCAAGAATATAAATATGCCCATGATTACCAGAACAACTTTGTGAATGCAGAATTTTTACCGGATGAAATTACCGGTACTACATTTTACAAACCTGGTAACAATGCGAGAGAAAAAAACCTTAGCGATTTTCTAAAGAACAGATGGAAAGACAAGTATGATTTTTAG
- a CDS encoding YjjG family noncanonical pyrimidine nucleotidase translates to MFHNKVTNVFFDLDHTLWDFDKNSANTFQKIFNEQNIDIELHDFLAVYVPANLKFWRLFREEKITKAELRYQRLKSVFDELDYPASDEVIHLLSEEYINHLSSFNALFPNTIEVLNYLRPKYKLHIITNGFQEVQERKLRNSGIYDFFDQIIDSEMAGVKKPNPIIFNLALKKAGATPECSIMIGDSLEADIMGAKTLGFYTIHFNAHKEKKHDLSPIIYDLEEIKSFL, encoded by the coding sequence ATGTTCCACAATAAGGTTACCAATGTTTTCTTTGATCTAGATCATACCCTTTGGGATTTTGACAAGAACTCTGCAAATACATTTCAGAAAATTTTTAACGAGCAAAATATCGATATAGAACTGCATGATTTTTTAGCAGTTTATGTACCTGCTAATCTCAAGTTTTGGAGACTTTTCCGTGAAGAGAAGATAACCAAAGCAGAATTACGCTACCAAAGATTAAAATCTGTTTTCGATGAATTGGATTACCCGGCTTCTGATGAGGTCATTCATTTATTATCCGAAGAATACATTAATCACCTGTCTTCATTTAATGCTTTGTTTCCTAATACTATTGAGGTATTGAACTATTTACGACCTAAGTATAAGCTACATATCATTACCAATGGCTTTCAAGAGGTACAAGAAAGGAAACTAAGAAATTCTGGGATTTATGATTTTTTTGATCAAATTATAGATTCTGAGATGGCGGGAGTCAAAAAACCAAATCCTATCATTTTCAATTTAGCTTTAAAAAAGGCAGGTGCCACACCTGAATGTTCAATTATGATCGGAGATAGTCTAGAGGCGGATATCATGGGGGCAAAAACTTTAGGTTTTTATACCATTCATTTTAATGCGCATAAAGAAAAAAAGCATGATCTGTCACCTATTATTTATGATTTGGAAGAAATAAAATCGTTTTTATAG
- a CDS encoding DUF5723 family protein: MRFNHCLFVIAICFVVGVRAQNKQLLYDFNEIPQSLSLNPGVESDFKWFAGVPLLSGISGNFGSNGISVHDLFADDGLDINVKFRERALNSLGPRDEFSTTVQLEYLTGGFRGRNPNYFYSFGGYLEMDNITYWPQDYAFLVFDGNAGQLGRRYNLGDLKTRGSLVNVLHFGINKKVDRYLTIGARGKIYSGIVDYSSTHNSGSLRNIEGQNNIISSTLNADLLLQTSGFQDLDNASDDDLLTNEIINRALFGGDLGVGIDVGFTYHLSERTTVTGSLLDLGFIYHSSDPKSYSLEGNTTVEGIEIDILENFASLDRDFWQDLVDEVEAAVPFDTNTKNYINFRPTKLYASIRNDFGEPVGNSGLQNCDCTAGSSGGGELRTKYRNSFGGQFYMINRPRGPQMALTGFYTRRIGNILAFKGTYTVDKFSYTNLGLGMNLQAGPVNFYIMADNLLSYNNIADSNYASFQFGLNIISWGSGK, translated from the coding sequence ATGAGATTCAACCATTGCCTTTTTGTTATTGCTATTTGTTTTGTAGTGGGTGTCAGAGCTCAAAATAAACAACTGCTCTATGATTTTAACGAAATACCTCAATCACTTTCCTTAAACCCTGGTGTTGAATCAGATTTTAAATGGTTTGCAGGTGTACCCTTGCTATCCGGTATTTCCGGTAATTTTGGGTCTAACGGTATTTCTGTTCATGACCTCTTTGCAGATGATGGTTTGGACATTAATGTAAAATTTAGGGAGCGTGCCTTAAATAGTCTTGGTCCAAGAGATGAGTTTAGCACAACAGTTCAATTAGAATATCTTACGGGCGGTTTTAGAGGTAGAAATCCTAATTACTTCTATTCTTTTGGAGGGTATTTGGAAATGGATAATATTACTTACTGGCCCCAAGACTACGCTTTTTTAGTTTTTGACGGCAATGCAGGGCAGCTAGGGAGACGTTATAATTTAGGAGACCTAAAAACCCGTGGGTCTTTGGTAAACGTTTTACATTTTGGGATAAACAAAAAGGTAGACCGTTATTTAACCATAGGTGCTAGGGGAAAAATTTATTCTGGTATTGTGGATTACAGTTCAACGCATAACAGTGGGTCCTTAAGAAACATAGAAGGTCAGAATAATATTATATCATCAACCTTAAATGCCGATCTGCTTTTACAGACCTCTGGTTTTCAAGATTTGGATAATGCAAGCGATGATGATTTACTTACCAATGAAATTATAAATAGGGCGCTTTTTGGTGGAGACTTAGGTGTAGGAATTGATGTTGGGTTTACTTACCATTTGAGTGAAAGAACTACGGTAACAGGCAGTTTGTTGGATTTAGGTTTTATATACCATTCTAGTGATCCTAAAAGTTACAGTTTAGAAGGAAATACCACTGTTGAAGGTATAGAGATAGATATTTTAGAAAATTTTGCCAGTCTGGATAGGGATTTTTGGCAAGATTTGGTAGATGAAGTTGAAGCTGCTGTGCCATTTGATACAAATACTAAAAACTATATCAATTTTAGACCAACAAAGCTATATGCTTCTATTAGAAATGATTTTGGAGAACCTGTTGGCAATAGTGGACTGCAGAATTGTGATTGTACGGCGGGATCTTCTGGTGGAGGAGAATTGAGAACAAAGTATAGAAATTCTTTTGGGGGACAATTCTATATGATCAATAGGCCAAGGGGACCACAAATGGCTTTAACTGGGTTTTATACACGTAGAATAGGTAATATTTTGGCATTTAAGGGTACTTATACTGTAGATAAATTTAGTTATACCAATTTAGGCTTAGGGATGAATCTACAGGCCGGACCCGTTAATTTTTACATAATGGCAGACAACTTATTATCTTATAATAATATAGCCGATAGTAACTATGCCTCTTTTCAGTTCGGTTTAAATATAATTTCATGGGGTAGTGGAAAATAG
- a CDS encoding DUF1569 domain-containing protein, translating into MKSLLTKEAYEEINQRIDLLTQNSEKGWGKMSVGQMCWHCQYPLQLAIKNKPNNSKGNWFIKTFFKKSLYNDKPWRKNMPTAPQLKAKEDKDFETEHKLLKKLVSDFYAVRDREEWHPHPAFGTFTKEQWGQVQYKHLDHHLKQFGV; encoded by the coding sequence ATGAAATCCTTATTAACAAAAGAAGCTTACGAAGAAATTAATCAAAGAATTGATCTTCTAACCCAAAACTCAGAAAAAGGATGGGGTAAAATGAGCGTTGGTCAAATGTGTTGGCACTGTCAATACCCACTGCAACTGGCTATAAAAAACAAACCTAACAATTCAAAAGGAAATTGGTTCATAAAGACTTTCTTCAAAAAATCATTGTACAATGACAAACCGTGGAGAAAAAATATGCCTACAGCTCCACAATTAAAAGCTAAGGAAGATAAAGACTTTGAAACGGAGCATAAACTATTAAAAAAATTAGTGAGCGATTTTTATGCCGTAAGAGACAGAGAAGAATGGCACCCACACCCAGCTTTTGGTACTTTTACAAAAGAACAGTGGGGTCAAGTTCAATACAAACACCTTGACCATCATTTAAAGCAGTTTGGAGTATAA